CGCCACTCTCGACCAATTCGCCGATCTGGAAGCTTCTCTGGGGCCGCTGCCCGAGCATCCGCGGCTGAGCCTGGACGCCGGGTACGACTACGCAGCATGGTTCACCTCGACCTGAAGGCCCGCGGGATCACCGACCAAATCGCCGAGCGCGGCGCGAAAACCCCGATCCAGACAGGCGGATGCTGGGTGATCGAACGTACGAACTCCTGGATGAACAACTTCGGCAAGCTCCGCCGCTGCACCGAGCGACGAAGAGCTCCCATCGAGTTCTTCATCGCCCTGGCCAGCGCCATCATCACCGTCCGCTGCCTGATCCGCGGCGCCTGGCCCCGCTACCGCTGGGACACCCGCCCACGAAGCCCCCCCCGCATCCGATGACCCACGCGGCGGGTACAGACGGGCTGTCGGTCGCCCGACTATGTGGGACGGCGGGCCTCATCGCGTTGACGGCGACCGTCACGCTGTCACCACGGGTACGCCGTCCGGGCGGTCGGCAAGCAGGGCCGCGATGTGGTCCGCGCAGCGAAGGGCCGCCCTGGCCATGGCGCTCCTGGTCATCCCGGCCACATGCGGGGTCAGCAGGGCGTTCGGCAGACCGACGAGCGGCGAGGCGAAGGCGGCGTGCTCGTGCTCGAAGGTGTCGATGGCGGCCGCCACGAGCGGGTGCGCGGGGTCGCGCAGCGCCTCGGCCAGCACCTGCTCGTCAACGATCCCGCCCCGGGCGGTATTCAGCAGGATCGACCCCGGACGCATCAGATCGAGCTCCGCCCGCCCGATCAGCCCTCGGGTCTGCGAAGTGAGCGGCAGGTGCAGGGAGACCACGTCACTGGTCGCCAGCAGTGCCGCGAGAGAGCGGGCCCGGGGCACCGACGCCTCGGCCGGACCCCGTGAGAAGGCCTGGACTTCCATGCCCAGGGCCGTCGCCCGCTCGGCCAGTGCTAGGCCGATCCGACCCACCCCGACGATGCCCAGGGTCAGCTCCGACAGCTCCACCGCCGGTACGGCCGATGCGCGCCAACTACCGTCGTGCGAGGCCTCGTTGTGTGCCGGGAGATGTCGGGTCAGGGCGAGTAGCTGGGCCAGGGGGAACTCTGCGACCGCGTTCGCGTTGGACCCCGGGGT
This DNA window, taken from Streptomyces sp. NBC_01445, encodes the following:
- a CDS encoding NAD(P)-dependent oxidoreductase, which translates into the protein MERARVLLLDAAPGELLGRELERLLGHGLAVTLNLRRVADHAGARAAWAGRVDFTDFDAFDESALLAETVRDGLGYHAVKSRAGVPLRAAFLAAATDAMLANRLRVVGRAGAGTDHVELEAAARHGVAVTHTPGSNANAVAEFPLAQLLALTRHLPAHNEASHDGSWRASAVPAVELSELTLGIVGVGRIGLALAERATALGMEVQAFSRGPAEASVPRARSLAALLATSDVVSLHLPLTSQTRGLIGRAELDLMRPGSILLNTARGGIVDEQVLAEALRDPAHPLVAAAIDTFEHEHAAFASPLVGLPNALLTPHVAGMTRSAMARAALRCADHIAALLADRPDGVPVVTA